The proteins below are encoded in one region of Pseudomonas sp. SCB32:
- a CDS encoding DUF1302 domain-containing protein, with amino-acid sequence MNSQMGGRSSIFWAPRRAGAVMGLLPLLVAGSAQALEFKLADNEITGSLDSTVSYGAMWRVQGRDKSNISDINADDGNRNFDTGLVSQVFKLTSDLSAKYQNYGLFMRGTAYYDTQIMDKRNDYYDTTDGVVRPSQSYPQDDHFTEDTRHIAGRKAELLDAYLSGSWDVAEHPLTGRVGRQVLNWGEGVFYRGGVNTINPVDAARFHLPGSELKEVLVPVEALSFNFGLTDDLSMESFYQWKWKETRLDSVGTFFSDTDLFSDGGNTAYTTEDNPQIKELLAGYPTVASLGLLGNGPHGPNSFLDPNTGTFKVANVGRDIDARDSGQFGVAFRYIAEQLNSTEFGFYFVNYHSKEPQIAVDLRDYQGVDVAALNSLLGPLGLGDAVPGLSTLDMASNAEARRDYVEDIRMYGLSFNTTLGDASVSGEIAYRPNMPISISATDDLLGDLLTQGVLGKTNLFDANVPANQACAPVAGKELCRGSLFENYERAETYNISLSTIYNLGPHLSFDSMTGVAELASEHIRGSSLTYTAWDGSERKFVGAQDKAYVGGNGDDVQISRDSYGYTLLLTGSWNDVYAGVKVSPYVVYQDDFSGNSDRTGNFIEGRKAYTLGIDASYLNTFEVGTQYTNYYGAGSSNSMRDRDNVSLTAKYSF; translated from the coding sequence ATGAACAGTCAGATGGGGGGACGTTCGTCCATATTCTGGGCGCCCCGGCGTGCCGGCGCGGTGATGGGGCTCCTGCCGCTGCTGGTGGCGGGATCGGCGCAGGCCCTGGAGTTCAAGCTGGCCGACAACGAGATCACCGGCTCCCTGGACAGCACCGTGTCGTATGGCGCGATGTGGCGGGTGCAGGGTCGTGACAAGAGCAACATCTCGGACATCAACGCCGACGACGGCAACCGCAACTTCGATACCGGGCTGGTCTCCCAGGTGTTCAAGCTCACCTCGGACCTGTCGGCCAAGTACCAGAACTACGGCCTGTTCATGCGTGGCACCGCGTACTACGACACGCAGATCATGGACAAGCGCAACGACTACTACGACACCACCGATGGGGTGGTGCGGCCCAGCCAGTCGTATCCCCAGGACGATCACTTCACCGAAGACACGCGGCACATCGCCGGGCGCAAGGCCGAGCTGCTGGACGCCTACCTGTCCGGCAGCTGGGACGTGGCCGAGCACCCGCTCACCGGGCGCGTCGGTCGCCAGGTGCTGAACTGGGGCGAGGGCGTGTTCTACCGGGGCGGGGTCAATACCATCAACCCGGTGGACGCCGCGCGCTTCCACCTGCCGGGTTCCGAGCTCAAGGAAGTGCTGGTGCCGGTGGAGGCGCTGAGCTTCAACTTCGGCCTGACCGACGACCTGTCGATGGAGAGCTTCTACCAGTGGAAGTGGAAGGAAACCCGCCTCGACTCGGTGGGCACCTTCTTCTCCGACACCGACCTGTTCAGCGACGGCGGCAATACCGCCTACACCACCGAGGACAACCCGCAGATCAAGGAACTGCTGGCCGGCTACCCGACCGTGGCGTCGCTCGGCCTGCTGGGCAATGGCCCACACGGCCCGAACTCCTTCCTCGACCCGAACACCGGCACCTTCAAGGTCGCCAACGTCGGCAGGGACATCGACGCTCGCGACAGTGGCCAGTTCGGCGTGGCCTTCCGCTACATCGCCGAGCAGCTGAACTCCACCGAGTTCGGATTCTATTTCGTCAACTACCACTCCAAGGAACCGCAGATCGCCGTTGACCTGCGCGACTACCAGGGGGTCGATGTGGCGGCGCTGAACTCGCTGCTCGGCCCGCTGGGGCTGGGTGATGCGGTGCCGGGCCTGTCGACGCTGGACATGGCCAGCAACGCCGAGGCGCGCCGCGACTACGTCGAAGACATCCGCATGTACGGCTTAAGCTTCAACACCACCCTGGGGGATGCCTCGGTGTCCGGCGAGATCGCCTACCGGCCGAACATGCCGATCAGCATCTCCGCCACCGATGACCTCCTCGGTGACCTGCTGACCCAGGGGGTACTCGGCAAGACCAACCTGTTCGATGCCAACGTCCCGGCCAACCAGGCCTGCGCACCGGTGGCCGGCAAGGAACTGTGCCGTGGCAGCCTGTTCGAGAACTACGAGCGTGCCGAGACCTACAACATCTCGCTGTCGACCATCTACAACCTCGGTCCGCACCTGTCCTTCGACTCCATGACCGGTGTCGCCGAACTGGCCTCCGAGCACATCCGTGGCAGCAGCCTGACGTACACCGCCTGGGACGGCAGCGAGCGCAAGTTCGTCGGCGCCCAGGACAAGGCCTATGTCGGCGGCAACGGCGACGACGTGCAGATCAGCCGCGACAGCTACGGCTACACGCTGTTGCTCACCGGCAGCTGGAACGACGTCTACGCTGGGGTGAAGGTTTCACCCTACGTCGTCTACCAGGATGATTTCAGCGGCAACTCCGACCGTACCGGCAACTTCATCGAGGGGCGCAAGGCCTATACCCTCGGCATCGACGCCAGCTACCTGAACACCTTCGAGGTCGGCACCCAGTACACCAACTACTATGGCGCCGGCTCCAGCAACTCCATGCGCGACCGCGACAACGTCTCGCTCACCGCGAAATACTCGTTCTGA
- a CDS encoding hydrolase or metal-binding protein: MLKGLAITPPLLGRISIGKVVEKNGKRLPEKDDQFTITSQVQLRDGWVAHPFDEELRKAQEGKIRRIPIRLLFNAPELNFRAEYCLFDRQSGRPVCVGNGETCKRRGQDGIASLPCPSPDTCPLAKGGACKPYGRLNVVIGDEDALGSFVFRTTGFNSIRTLAARLQYLQAISGNRLACLALELRLRGKSTRQSHGSPIFYVDITVRSGMALELALQQARELDELRHASGFDQAALDATARLGFANGAFEDSEDEGTAIVDEFFPESTSDSPVSPEPPPAEAAPPVHTNKPRPTLSTLLRERAEARNPSTN, encoded by the coding sequence ATGCTCAAAGGCTTGGCCATTACCCCGCCCTTACTCGGGCGAATTTCCATCGGCAAGGTCGTCGAAAAGAACGGCAAGCGTCTGCCGGAGAAGGACGATCAATTCACCATCACCTCGCAGGTCCAGCTGCGCGACGGCTGGGTGGCCCACCCCTTCGATGAGGAGTTGCGCAAAGCCCAGGAGGGCAAGATTCGGCGGATTCCGATTCGTCTGTTGTTCAACGCACCGGAGCTGAATTTTCGTGCGGAGTACTGCCTGTTCGACCGGCAGTCCGGTCGCCCGGTCTGTGTCGGCAACGGAGAGACCTGTAAGCGTCGGGGCCAAGACGGCATCGCCTCGCTGCCCTGTCCATCACCGGATACCTGTCCATTGGCCAAGGGCGGTGCCTGCAAGCCCTATGGCCGCCTCAACGTGGTGATCGGCGATGAGGATGCCTTGGGTAGCTTCGTGTTCCGCACCACCGGCTTCAACAGCATTCGCACCCTGGCGGCACGGCTGCAGTACCTGCAAGCCATCTCCGGCAATCGCCTGGCGTGCCTCGCCCTGGAGCTGCGCCTGCGCGGCAAGTCCACCCGCCAGAGCCATGGCTCACCGATCTTCTACGTCGATATCACGGTGCGCAGTGGAATGGCCTTGGAGCTGGCGCTGCAACAAGCCCGTGAGCTGGATGAACTGCGTCACGCCTCGGGCTTCGACCAGGCGGCGCTGGATGCCACGGCAAGGCTTGGCTTTGCCAATGGCGCCTTCGAGGACAGCGAAGACGAAGGCACGGCCATCGTCGATGAGTTCTTTCCCGAGAGCACTAGCGATAGCCCGGTTTCGCCCGAACCACCGCCTGCTGAGGCTGCGCCACCAGTTCACACCAACAAGCCGCGCCCCACGCTCTCAACCCTGCTGCGCGAACGTGCTGAGGCACGAAATCCCTCAACGAATTAG
- a CDS encoding SMI1/KNR4 family protein, translating into MNKYGFREVEELVDLHREIVNFGDESNSVGDDWVEKAEQRLGAVFADSYKWYLNKYAGGEVGSEEIYSLYGMDFDTVNGGDIVYQHLVGLKNNTVDDRRLVISETDLGEVFFFDLSSYKDGEYLIKIRIPSGECLDYACDFYEFLCKRILAYV; encoded by the coding sequence ATGAATAAGTATGGTTTTCGTGAAGTTGAAGAGTTGGTGGATTTGCATCGCGAAATCGTTAATTTCGGCGATGAAAGCAACTCAGTTGGTGATGATTGGGTTGAGAAGGCAGAGCAAAGATTGGGCGCGGTCTTTGCTGATTCCTATAAATGGTATTTAAATAAATACGCTGGCGGAGAAGTTGGTAGTGAAGAAATCTATAGTCTTTACGGTATGGATTTCGATACGGTCAATGGTGGGGATATTGTTTATCAGCATTTGGTTGGGCTGAAAAATAACACTGTAGATGATCGGAGATTGGTTATAAGTGAGACGGATTTGGGAGAGGTGTTCTTCTTTGATTTGAGCTCCTATAAAGATGGGGAATACTTGATAAAAATTAGAATCCCTTCCGGTGAGTGTTTGGATTATGCATGTGATTTTTATGAATTCCTCTGCAAGAGGATATTGGCTTACGTCTAA
- a CDS encoding helix-turn-helix domain-containing protein, with product MARISGHQDKDRDLVKLGAAIRARRRALALSQEALADAAVIDRSHMGKIERGERNVTFLNICRIATAIGCKPSELLVEAGL from the coding sequence ATGGCAAGAATCTCCGGACATCAGGACAAAGACCGCGACCTCGTGAAGCTGGGCGCAGCGATACGAGCGCGCCGTAGGGCGTTGGCGCTTTCGCAAGAAGCCCTGGCCGATGCGGCGGTGATCGATCGATCCCACATGGGCAAGATTGAGCGAGGCGAGCGCAACGTCACCTTCCTCAACATCTGTCGGATTGCCACGGCCATTGGGTGCAAGCCCTCTGAGCTGTTGGTGGAGGCCGGGCTGTAA
- a CDS encoding DUF932 domain-containing protein gives MAHLVEHMAYVGDTPWHGLGNHLPRKQPIEIWQREAGMDWQIQESPVHFKADAVGHLGSIHSFPEQKVLYRSDTKAPLSVVSQRYQVVQPKEVLEFYRDLTEVSGYELETAGVLKGGRKFWALARTGQNTALKGDDQVNGYLLLATSCDGTLATTATPTTIRVVCNNTLTIAVDGATRAIRVPHNTRFDPKAVKKQLGIAVSQWDDFMYRMRALAERKVQWHEAMGFFMNVMCDTPINGALPEKLANERAMRKVQSLYEGRGRGAQLESAQGTAWGLLNAVTEYVDHERRARSNEYRLDSAWFGQGAVLKQKALDAALALAA, from the coding sequence ATGGCTCATCTCGTTGAACACATGGCTTACGTTGGCGATACCCCCTGGCATGGTCTGGGCAATCATCTCCCGCGCAAACAGCCCATCGAAATCTGGCAGCGTGAAGCCGGCATGGACTGGCAGATCCAGGAAAGCCCGGTGCATTTCAAGGCCGATGCAGTCGGCCACCTGGGCAGCATCCACTCCTTCCCCGAACAGAAGGTGCTCTACCGCTCCGACACCAAGGCACCGCTCTCGGTGGTCTCCCAGCGCTACCAAGTCGTACAACCCAAGGAGGTACTGGAGTTCTACCGCGACCTGACCGAGGTCTCGGGCTACGAGCTGGAAACCGCCGGTGTGCTCAAGGGCGGTCGTAAATTCTGGGCGCTGGCGCGTACCGGGCAAAACACTGCCCTGAAGGGCGATGACCAGGTGAACGGCTACCTGCTGCTGGCCACCTCCTGCGACGGCACCTTGGCCACCACGGCGACACCCACCACCATTCGCGTGGTCTGCAACAACACGCTGACCATTGCCGTCGATGGCGCGACGCGGGCCATCCGGGTGCCGCACAACACCCGCTTCGATCCCAAGGCGGTGAAAAAGCAACTCGGCATCGCCGTGTCGCAATGGGACGACTTCATGTACCGCATGCGTGCCCTGGCCGAGCGCAAGGTGCAGTGGCACGAAGCGATGGGCTTCTTCATGAACGTGATGTGCGATACGCCGATCAATGGCGCACTGCCGGAGAAGCTCGCCAACGAACGCGCCATGCGCAAGGTGCAAAGCCTGTACGAAGGCCGCGGACGAGGTGCGCAACTGGAGTCGGCCCAAGGTACTGCCTGGGGCCTGCTCAATGCGGTGACCGAGTATGTGGACCATGAGCGCCGGGCGCGCAGTAACGAATATCGCCTGGACTCGGCCTGGTTCGGCCAGGGTGCCGTGCTGAAACAGAAAGCCCTGGATGCAGCACTGGCACTCGCGGCGTAA
- a CDS encoding YqaJ viral recombinase family protein, which translates to MTMTSLKAPSSQPGSRPALRLVSTKDLPREDWLLVRQQGIGSSDAAAAVGLNPYKSQLELWLEKTGRDALLPKIDPTDEESPTYWGNILEPIVATHYTQRSGNRVRRINAVLQHPDPKLEWMLANIDREVIGASDVQILECKTAGINGARLWKEGVPVYVQLQVMHQLAVTGKQAADVAVLLGGQHLEIHRIERDDELIARLIELERDFWSYVQRDTPPPADGSESADQALRCLYPEDHGQTLDFTQDSVLSAAFDELQAVRADLDLQGKREAELKQRLQQAMGEASRATFANGAVSWRKAKDSVVLDVSLLLKEKPYLLARYPTTKTGSRRFLIS; encoded by the coding sequence ATGACCATGACCTCACTGAAAGCCCCCTCATCCCAACCGGGTAGCCGCCCTGCCCTGCGCCTGGTCAGCACCAAAGACCTGCCTCGCGAGGATTGGTTGCTGGTGCGCCAGCAGGGCATTGGCAGCTCGGATGCCGCCGCAGCGGTAGGACTGAACCCCTACAAATCGCAGCTAGAGCTGTGGTTGGAAAAGACTGGGCGCGATGCCTTGCTGCCCAAGATCGATCCCACCGACGAGGAAAGCCCGACTTATTGGGGCAACATCCTCGAACCCATCGTCGCCACCCACTACACCCAGCGCAGCGGCAACCGGGTACGGCGCATCAATGCCGTTCTCCAGCATCCCGATCCGAAGCTGGAGTGGATGCTCGCCAACATTGACCGTGAGGTGATCGGCGCCAGCGACGTGCAGATCCTCGAATGCAAGACCGCCGGCATCAACGGCGCGCGCCTGTGGAAGGAAGGCGTACCGGTGTATGTGCAACTGCAGGTGATGCACCAGCTCGCCGTCACCGGCAAGCAGGCCGCCGACGTGGCCGTGCTGCTCGGTGGCCAGCATCTGGAGATCCACCGCATCGAGCGCGATGACGAACTCATTGCGCGGTTGATCGAGCTGGAGCGCGATTTCTGGAGCTACGTGCAACGCGATACACCGCCACCCGCCGATGGCTCGGAGTCAGCGGATCAGGCACTGCGCTGCCTGTATCCGGAAGACCATGGCCAGACACTGGATTTCACTCAGGACTCGGTGCTGTCGGCAGCCTTCGACGAATTGCAAGCGGTGCGTGCCGACCTGGACCTCCAGGGTAAGCGAGAAGCCGAACTCAAGCAGCGGCTGCAGCAGGCCATGGGCGAGGCCAGCCGCGCCACCTTCGCCAATGGCGCGGTGTCCTGGCGCAAGGCCAAGGACAGCGTAGTGCTCGATGTTTCGCTGCTGCTCAAAGAAAAGCCCTACCTGCTGGCGCGCTACCCCACCACCAAAACCGGCAGCCGCCGTTTCCTGATTTCCTGA
- the csrA gene encoding carbon storage regulator CsrA — protein sequence MLILTRNIGKAIRIGDDIEIVILHVKGHQVRIGVTAPPDIAVHRDEVYQRIQADQCQPS from the coding sequence ATGCTCATCCTCACCCGCAACATCGGTAAAGCCATCCGCATTGGCGATGACATCGAGATCGTCATTCTTCACGTCAAGGGCCACCAGGTGCGCATCGGCGTCACCGCGCCACCTGACATCGCTGTGCATCGCGATGAGGTCTACCAGCGCATCCAGGCCGACCAGTGTCAGCCGTCCTGA